From the Garra rufa chromosome 17, GarRuf1.0, whole genome shotgun sequence genome, one window contains:
- the LOC141289856 gene encoding serine/threonine-protein kinase pdik1l-like gives MDFCDGGDMNAYLLSRKPSRKTNTSFMLQLGSALAFLHRNQIIHRDLKPDNILISQGRTPAGSPEPTLKVADFGLSKVCSCSGLNPEEPASVNKCFLSTACGTDFYMAPEVWEGHYTAKADIFALGVIIWAMVERITFVDVETQKELLGSYVQQGEDIVPLGEALLENPKMELHIPARKKSMNAGMKQLIREMLSANPQERPDAVELELRLVRIACRELDWDM, from the coding sequence ATGGACTTCTGCGATGGAGGAGACATGAATGCCTATCTCCTGTCTCGCAAACCCAGCCGCAAGACCAACACCAGCTTCATGTTGCAACTGGGCAGCGCTCTTGCTTTCCTGCATCGCAACCAGATCATCCACAGAGATCTCAAACCCGACAATATTCTTATCTCACAGGGCAGAACCCCGGCTGGGTCCCCCGAACCCACCCTCAAGGTGGCTGACTTTGGCCTGAGCAAGGTCTGCTCCTGTTCGGGCCTGAACCCCGAAGAACCGGCAAGCGTCAACAAGTGTTTCTTGTCCACAGCTTGTGGGACGGACTTCTACATGGCCCCTGAGGTCTGGGAGGGCCACTATACCGCTAAAGCTGATATTTTTGCATTGGGGGTCATCATATGGGCCATGGTGGAACGGATTACATTTGTGGATGTAGAAACTCAGAAGGAGCTTTTAGGGAGCTACGTACAGCAGGGGGAGGATATAGTCCCGCTGGGGGAGGCTCTGCTGGAGAACCCCAAGATGGAGCTCCACATCCCGGCTCGGAAGAAGAGCATGAACGCTGGCATGAAGCAGCTGATTCGAGAGATGCTGTCCGCCAATCCACAGGAGCGTCCCGATGCCGTTGAGCTGGAGCTCAGGCTGGTTCGGATAGCATGCAGGGAACTTGATTGGGATATGTGA
- the LOC141289855 gene encoding serine/threonine-protein kinase pdik1l — MVSSQAKYELIQEVGRGSYGVVYEASVRQTGARVAVKKIRCHSPENVELALREFWALSSIQSQHPNVIHLEECILQRDGLAQRMSHGSSSSLYLELVETSLKGEITFDPHCAYYLWFVMDFCDGGDMNAYLLSRKPSRKTNTSFMLQLGSALAFLHRNQIIHRDLKPDNILISQGRTPAGSPEPTLKVADFGLSKVCSCSGLNPEEPASVNKCFLSTACGTDFYMAPEVWEGHYTAKADIFALGVIIWAMVERITFVDVETQKELLGSYVQQGEDIVPLGEALLENPKMELHIPARKKSMNAGMKQLIREMLSANPQERPDAVELELRLVRIACRELDWDT; from the exons ATGGTGAGCAGTCAAGCCAAGTACGAGCTGATCCAGGAGGTGGGCCGGGGCAGTTATGGAGTGGTTTACGAGGCGTCCGTACGGCAGACCGGTGCTCGCGTGGCTGTGAAGAAGATCCGCTGTCACTCCCCAGAGAATGTAGAGCTGGCCTTGAGGGAATTCTGGGCCCTGAGCAGCATCCAGAGCCAGCATCCCAACGTCATCCACCTGGAGGAATGCATTCTCCAGAGAGATGGTCTCGCCCAGCGGATGAGCCACGGCTCCAGCTCCTCACTCTATCTGGAA TTGGTGGAGACCTCCCTGAAAGGTGAGATCACGTTTGACCCCCACTGCGCCTACTACCTGTGGTTCGTCATGGACTTCTGCGATGGAGGAGACATGAATGCCTATCTCCTGTCTCGCAAACCCAGCCGCAAGACCAACACCAGCTTCATGTTGCAACTGGGCAGCGCTCTTGCTTTCCTGCATCGCAACCAGATCATCCACCGAGATCTCAAACCTGACAATATTCTTATCTCACAGGGCAGAACCCCGGCTGGGTCCCCCGAACCCACCCTCAAGGTGGCTGACTTTGGCCTGAGCAAGGTCTGCTCCTGTTCGGGCCTGAACCCCGAAGAACCGGCAAGCGTCAACAAGTGTTTCTTGTCCACAGCTTGTGGGACGGACTTCTACATGGCCCCTGAGGTCTGGGAGGGCCACTATACCGCTAAAGCTGATATTTTTGCATTGGGGGTCATCATATGGGCCATGGTGGAACGGATTACATTTGTGGATGTAGAAACTCAGAAGGAGCTTTTAGGGAGCTACGTACAGCAGGGGGAGGATATAGTCCCGCTGGGGGAGGCTCTGCTGGAGAACCCCAAGATGGAGCTCCACATCCCGGCTCGGAAGAAGAGCATGAACGCTGGCATGAAGCAGCTGATTCGAGAGATGCTGTCCGCCAATCCACAGGAGCGTCCCGATGCCGTTGAGCTGGAGCTCAGGCTGGTTCGGATAGCATGCAGGGAACTTGATTGGGATACGTGA